Within Acinetobacter sp. LoGeW2-3, the genomic segment TGCTAAAGCGCCTGGCCAACATGGTGGTGCGCGTGGCAGCAAACAATCTGAGTACTCACTACAATTACGTGAAAAACAAAAAGTACGTCGCATGTACGGTGTTTTAGAGCGTCAATTTAGTAACTACTACAAAGAAGCAGCTCGTGTTAAAGGCGCAACTGGCGAGAACTTGTTAAAGTTACTTGAAAGCCGTCTTGATAACGTTGTTTATCGCATGGGTTTTGGTTCTACACGTGCTGAAGCTCGTCAGTTAGTATCTCACCGCTCAATCACTTTAAATGGCCGTCGCGTTAACATCGCGTCTATCCAAGTTAAAGCTGGTGACGTGATTGCAGTTCACGAAGGCGCTAAACAACAATTACGTATCAAAAACGCAATTGAATTAGCTGCTCAACGTGGCATTCCTTCTTGGATGGAAGTAGATCATTCTAAACTAGAAGGTACGTTCAAAGCTGCACCGGATCGTTCTGATTTACCTGCTGAAATCAACGAAAGCTTGATTGTAGAATTGTATTCTAAATAATCCTTGAGGTAGCAATATGACGCGTACTGCAAATGAGTTTCTAACTCCGCAAGCGATCAAGGTCGAAGCGGCAAGCGGGACCTCGGCAAAAGTTATTCTAGAACCCTTAGAGCGTGGCTTTGGTCATACTCTGGGCAATGCTTTACGTCGCATCCTTCTTTCTTCTTTGCCTGGCGCTGCTGTGGTAGAAGTTGAAATTGAGGGTGTTGAGCACGAGTACAGTACTTTGGAAGGCTTGCAGCAGGACATCGTCGAGCTCTTGCTGAACCTAAAAGGATTGTCTATTAAGCTGTTCGATCAAAATGAAGCTTATTTAACATTAGAAAAACAAGGTCCAGGCGACGTAACTGCGGCTGACCTTCGTTTACCTCATAATGTTGAAGTGGTTAACCCTGAACACTTGATCGGCACATTAAGTGCTTCAGGCAATCTTAAGATGCGCCTGAAAGTGGCTCAAGGCCGTGGCTACGAGACTTCTGACTCACGTTTCCCAGAAGGCGAGACTCGCCCAGTGGGTCGTTTACAGTTAGATGCTTCTTAC encodes:
- the rpsD gene encoding 30S ribosomal protein S4 is translated as MARYIGPKCKLSRREGTDLQLKSGVKPFDVKTKKHAKAPGQHGGARGSKQSEYSLQLREKQKVRRMYGVLERQFSNYYKEAARVKGATGENLLKLLESRLDNVVYRMGFGSTRAEARQLVSHRSITLNGRRVNIASIQVKAGDVIAVHEGAKQQLRIKNAIELAAQRGIPSWMEVDHSKLEGTFKAAPDRSDLPAEINESLIVELYSK
- a CDS encoding DNA-directed RNA polymerase subunit alpha, which gives rise to MTRTANEFLTPQAIKVEAASGTSAKVILEPLERGFGHTLGNALRRILLSSLPGAAVVEVEIEGVEHEYSTLEGLQQDIVELLLNLKGLSIKLFDQNEAYLTLEKQGPGDVTAADLRLPHNVEVVNPEHLIGTLSASGNLKMRLKVAQGRGYETSDSRFPEGETRPVGRLQLDASYSPIKRVSYTVENARVEQRTDLDKLIIDLETNGTVDPEEAIRKAATILQQQIAIFVDLQKDQAPVAQEPREEVDPILLRPVDDLELTVRSANCLKAENIYYIGDLVQRTEVELLKTPNLGKKSLTEIKDVLASKGLQLGMRLENWPPASLRMDDRFAYRSR